In Deltaproteobacteria bacterium, the following proteins share a genomic window:
- a CDS encoding LD-carboxypeptidase has translation MKPRALKPGDTIGIAASSSPFEVEAFHNGVKTLESLGFKVYYRKDIFDKKHYLAGSDERRAAELLELVQNPDIKAVFFARGGYGMVRILPYLDRVRFEKNPKIILGYSDITSLLVHLYQRDGWVGFYGPVVAKDLTNNLDERTKNALYQAVTQTKPLGPFIFKETESLNDGACEGLLTGGCLSLVVASLGTPYEIDTANKILFLEDTNEKPYSVDRMLTQIVLAGKLKKARGILFGNFTAMDVLRDFKGPILFNFPAGHGPVKITLPLGIRARLTAHEKKLEFLEGACRE, from the coding sequence ATGAAACCCCGCGCCCTCAAACCCGGCGACACCATCGGCATTGCCGCCTCTTCCAGCCCGTTTGAGGTGGAGGCCTTTCATAACGGGGTCAAAACGCTCGAATCGCTCGGTTTTAAGGTCTATTACCGCAAAGACATTTTCGACAAAAAACATTACCTGGCCGGCTCCGACGAACGGCGGGCGGCGGAACTTTTGGAGCTGGTCCAAAATCCGGACATCAAGGCTGTTTTCTTCGCACGCGGGGGGTATGGAATGGTGCGAATCCTTCCCTACTTGGATCGTGTCCGCTTCGAAAAAAATCCGAAGATCATCCTCGGTTACAGCGACATCACCTCTCTCCTGGTGCACCTTTATCAGAGGGATGGATGGGTCGGTTTTTACGGGCCGGTGGTGGCAAAGGATCTCACAAATAATCTGGACGAGCGGACAAAAAATGCCCTCTATCAGGCGGTCACACAGACAAAACCGCTCGGCCCCTTTATCTTCAAAGAGACCGAATCTTTAAACGATGGCGCCTGCGAAGGGCTTCTCACGGGGGGATGCCTCTCGCTGGTCGTGGCCTCGCTCGGTACGCCATATGAAATCGACACCGCAAACAAGATTCTTTTTTTGGAGGACACGAACGAAAAACCCTACTCCGTCGACCGGATGCTGACCCAGATTGTCCTGGCGGGCAAACTCAAAAAAGCGCGCGGCATTCTTTTCGGCAACTTTACGGCGATGGATGTTCTGCGCGATTTCAAAGGGCCGATCCTTTTTAATTTCCCCGCCGGGCACGGACCGGTGAAGATCACCCTGCCGCTCGGCATCAGGGCCCGGCTGACCGCGCATGAAAAGAAGCTGGAATTTTTGGAGGGGGCGTGCCGTGAGTAA
- a CDS encoding helix-turn-helix transcriptional regulator → MSTDIQQLNLGRKIRRLRESRGKTLREFGLEVGIDYNLLEKIEKNEIYPPVATLLNVAHACGRELGYFFDVSEEDKSYSLVKKGKAQKAPRVYPRGKNPLSYTFHTLAPEKIAKKMEPFLVEFLPKNEEVPPVAHDGEEFIYVLEGNLEFRLQDERVKLGEGDSLYFESKYPHAFRALGGKKGKAIVVLYPH, encoded by the coding sequence ATGTCCACAGATATCCAACAGTTGAACCTGGGACGGAAGATCCGGCGCCTTCGGGAGTCACGGGGAAAGACGCTTCGGGAATTCGGCCTTGAAGTCGGGATCGATTACAATCTTTTGGAAAAAATCGAAAAGAACGAAATCTATCCCCCCGTGGCCACCCTTTTGAATGTCGCCCATGCCTGCGGCAGGGAACTGGGGTATTTTTTTGATGTCAGCGAAGAAGATAAATCGTACAGTCTGGTGAAAAAGGGAAAGGCGCAAAAGGCGCCGCGTGTTTATCCCAGGGGGAAAAACCCCTTGAGCTACACCTTTCACACGCTGGCGCCGGAAAAAATCGCCAAAAAGATGGAGCCGTTTCTGGTGGAGTTTTTGCCGAAAAATGAAGAGGTGCCGCCGGTGGCCCACGATGGCGAAGAGTTTATTTATGTTTTGGAGGGGAATCTGGAATTTCGCCTGCAGGATGAAAGGGTAAAATTAGGCGAAGGGGATTCGCTCTATTTTGAGTCGAAGTATCCGCACGCCTTTCGGGCGCTGGGGGGCAAAAAGGGAAAGGCGATTGTGGTTTTGTATCCTCATTGA
- a CDS encoding thiamine pyrophosphate-dependent dehydrogenase E1 component subunit alpha — protein sequence MALNKNQLLELYRYLRLTRTLEDWIYYICANQNPREPLVIGKGYLSTGQEAVSVGAAYTLKKGDWLAQSHRDLGALLVRGMTADELLAQYFSKAASPTKGRDANVHLGDTSKHILGFISHMGAMTPVANGIAWAAKYRKDPTVVLAFFGDGASSQGVVHEAMNYAAVFKLSVVFICNNNRWAISTPLSEQFVIENISDRAGGYGMPGMVCDGNNVVEVVETVQPAIDRARRGEGPSLIECKTMRMTGHGTHDMAKYVPEEELEFWKKRDPIQNMENYLKEKKMADDAYFKKVVAELKKEVEEATERVKKLPGPKVESELRDVYAP from the coding sequence ATGGCTCTCAACAAAAATCAACTCCTGGAACTTTATCGCTATCTCCGTCTCACCCGAACGCTGGAGGACTGGATCTATTACATCTGCGCCAACCAGAACCCCAGGGAGCCGCTGGTTATCGGCAAAGGTTATCTCTCCACCGGACAGGAGGCGGTGTCGGTGGGGGCGGCCTACACCCTTAAAAAAGGGGACTGGCTGGCGCAGTCGCATCGGGACCTGGGAGCCCTTCTGGTGCGGGGCATGACGGCGGATGAACTGTTGGCGCAATATTTCAGCAAGGCCGCCTCGCCAACAAAAGGGAGGGATGCCAACGTGCATTTGGGGGATACGTCCAAGCACATCCTCGGTTTTATTTCCCACATGGGGGCGATGACGCCGGTGGCCAACGGCATCGCCTGGGCGGCAAAGTACCGGAAAGACCCGACGGTGGTTCTGGCCTTCTTTGGCGACGGCGCATCGTCGCAAGGGGTGGTCCACGAGGCGATGAATTATGCGGCGGTTTTCAAGCTGTCGGTGGTGTTCATTTGCAACAACAACCGCTGGGCCATTTCCACGCCGCTTTCCGAGCAGTTTGTGATTGAGAATATCTCCGACCGCGCAGGCGGCTACGGCATGCCTGGGATGGTCTGTGATGGAAATAATGTCGTTGAGGTTGTTGAAACGGTCCAACCGGCGATTGACCGGGCCCGGCGGGGAGAGGGCCCCTCGCTTATCGAGTGCAAAACGATGCGAATGACCGGCCATGGAACGCACGACATGGCCAAATATGTCCCGGAAGAAGAACTGGAATTCTGGAAAAAGAGAGACCCGATTCAAAACATGGAAAATTATCTGAAAGAGAAAAAAATGGCCGATGATGCCTATTTTAAAAAGGTTGTGGCGGAGTTGAAAAAAGAAGTGGAGGAGGCGACCGAGCGGGTGAAAAAATTGCCGGGACCGAAGGTGGAAAGTGAATTGAGGGACGTTTATGCCCCGTGA